Proteins co-encoded in one Kocuria flava genomic window:
- a CDS encoding universal stress protein — MTAAEAFRIVVGVDGSPESRRALEWAATEARLRHGTVHVVTAWQHPAVVVGYNDDLDRDPDTYRSRAQRLQDDALRAVRVEDVDITGEVVQGHPAAVLLEASHEADLLVVGAHGYGGFTGLLLGSISNQVVHHAHCPVLVVKPRHQARL, encoded by the coding sequence GTGACCGCCGCAGAGGCCTTCCGCATCGTGGTCGGGGTGGACGGCTCCCCCGAATCGCGGAGGGCTCTGGAGTGGGCCGCCACCGAGGCCCGGTTGCGACACGGGACGGTGCACGTGGTGACCGCCTGGCAGCACCCGGCCGTGGTGGTCGGATACAACGACGACCTGGACCGGGATCCGGACACGTACCGGTCCAGGGCCCAGCGCCTCCAGGACGACGCGCTCCGGGCCGTGCGCGTCGAGGACGTGGACATCACCGGCGAGGTGGTCCAGGGGCACCCGGCCGCCGTGCTGCTGGAGGCCTCCCACGAGGCCGATCTGCTGGTCGTGGGCGCCCACGGCTACGGAGGCTTCACCGGCCTGCTGCTGGGCTCCATCTCCAACCAGGTCGTCCACCACGCCCATTGCCCCGTCCTGGTCGTCAAACCCAGGCACCAGGCCCGCCTGTAG
- a CDS encoding beta-phosphoglucomutase family hydrolase, with product MHLEHLPPAPARTDEGYRAVIFDMDGVITDTAGVHARAWKALFDEVLPVLSPTGQAPFDVDGDYRAFVDGRPRQDGVRTFLAARGISVPEGGPGDGAQLRTVHGLSARKQELFDAELARHGVSVFPDALLVLRALVSRGVATALVTSSTNSAAVLEAAGVGHLFTVRVDGTDAQQLGLPGKPDPGVFLEAARRLEVAPAEAVVIEDSTVGVTAAVAGGFGQVVGVDRAGVGAELVSAGAHPVVRDLREVPLASPPEEDLEATRPGSWCGGAVTAATDGWRLVYDRFDPAEEGTREALCTLGNGYWATRGAVPGSTIDGVHYPGTYLAGVYNRLTTDLAGRSTEVEHLVNAPDWTYLRVRPADGAPLHPGGPEMLRHQQVLDLRHGVLTRTNRYRDAAGRTTRVTSRQLHLLADPQVAAVEVTVEAEDWSGELLVESAVNGAVANRNVIADRGLASEHWASVESRELDAETVLHEAVTTQSGIRVATAARTRVGPRHVQAGRRLVTDHGLGHEITVVVRPGHPVTFEKTAVVATSRDRAISTPALDAAQRIREVPAFSSLLVAQERAWAQLWDRFGVDLDAGATQELALNLHIFHVLQTVAAAGPDLDAGLPARGLHGEGYRGHIFWDELFVYPMLTLRRPELTRAFLLYRHRRLGAARTAARQAGLEGALFPWQSGSDGREETPEALLNLRNGQWMPDNSHRQRHVGLAVAYSVWQYYQATADIGFLTDYGAELIIEVARLFSSLAVHDPVDDRFDITGVMGPDEYHDGYPDAPGQGLRNNTYTNVLAAWVLARAGEIVELLAGHDCDPLWRQLHLQHQEIDRWDRISRRVRIPWHADGIISQFEGYEDLEEFDWQTYRARYGNIGRLDLILQAEGDSTNRYKLSKQADVLMLFYLFSAEELRGLFARLGYDLPPELIPRTIRYYLARTSHGSTLSRLAHGWVLARTDRARSWALFAQALQADLADTQGGTTREGIHLGAMAGTADMVIRCYGGVETRADALWLHPVLPEGLTAASFQLRYRGQPISISLSRHTMAMRLHPCSAAPIRVCAEGLERTLRPGQLWKVPLTPAPSPAQPGGSSGRTTSPSKELRP from the coding sequence ATGCATCTGGAGCACCTTCCCCCGGCCCCGGCGCGCACGGACGAGGGATACCGCGCGGTCATCTTCGACATGGACGGGGTCATCACGGACACCGCCGGGGTGCACGCCCGCGCCTGGAAGGCCCTCTTCGACGAGGTCCTTCCCGTCCTCTCCCCCACGGGGCAGGCGCCCTTCGACGTGGACGGGGACTACCGGGCCTTCGTCGACGGGCGGCCCCGCCAGGACGGGGTGCGCACGTTCTTGGCCGCCCGCGGGATCAGCGTGCCCGAGGGCGGGCCCGGTGACGGTGCGCAGCTGCGCACCGTCCACGGGTTGTCCGCCCGCAAACAGGAGCTCTTCGACGCGGAGCTGGCCCGTCACGGGGTGTCGGTGTTCCCGGATGCCCTGCTGGTCCTGCGCGCCCTGGTGTCCCGGGGCGTGGCCACGGCTCTGGTGACCTCCAGCACCAACAGTGCCGCGGTGCTGGAGGCGGCCGGGGTGGGACACCTGTTCACGGTGCGCGTCGATGGAACCGATGCGCAGCAGCTGGGGTTGCCGGGCAAACCGGATCCGGGCGTCTTCCTGGAGGCGGCCCGCCGTCTGGAGGTGGCACCGGCCGAGGCCGTGGTGATCGAGGACTCCACCGTCGGGGTCACGGCAGCCGTCGCCGGGGGGTTCGGCCAGGTGGTGGGGGTGGATCGCGCCGGGGTGGGGGCCGAGCTGGTGTCCGCCGGCGCCCACCCCGTGGTCAGAGACCTCAGGGAGGTGCCACTGGCCTCCCCTCCCGAGGAGGATCTCGAGGCGACACGGCCTGGTTCCTGGTGCGGCGGGGCGGTCACCGCCGCGACCGACGGGTGGCGACTGGTCTACGACCGGTTCGACCCCGCCGAGGAAGGCACCCGGGAGGCCCTGTGCACGCTGGGTAACGGATATTGGGCCACCCGCGGGGCGGTGCCGGGCAGCACCATTGATGGGGTCCACTACCCCGGCACCTACCTCGCCGGCGTCTACAACCGCCTCACCACCGATCTGGCAGGACGCAGCACCGAGGTGGAACACCTGGTCAACGCCCCCGACTGGACGTACCTGAGGGTGCGCCCGGCGGACGGTGCCCCCTTGCACCCCGGTGGCCCGGAGATGCTCCGTCACCAGCAGGTCCTGGATCTGCGCCACGGGGTGCTGACCCGCACCAACCGGTACCGTGACGCCGCTGGGCGCACGACCCGGGTCACCTCGCGGCAGCTGCACCTCCTGGCCGACCCGCAGGTGGCCGCTGTGGAGGTCACCGTGGAGGCCGAGGACTGGTCCGGGGAGTTGCTCGTCGAATCCGCCGTCAACGGCGCGGTGGCCAACCGCAACGTGATCGCCGATCGTGGGCTGGCCAGCGAGCACTGGGCTTCGGTCGAGTCCAGGGAGCTGGACGCGGAAACGGTGCTGCACGAGGCGGTCACCACCCAGTCCGGGATCCGGGTGGCCACGGCCGCCCGCACCCGGGTTGGTCCCCGGCACGTGCAGGCCGGCCGGCGGCTGGTGACCGACCACGGCCTCGGCCACGAGATCACCGTGGTGGTGCGCCCCGGGCACCCGGTGACGTTCGAGAAGACCGCGGTCGTGGCCACCTCCCGGGACCGCGCCATCTCCACCCCCGCCCTGGACGCCGCACAGCGCATCAGGGAGGTCCCCGCGTTCTCCTCCCTGTTGGTGGCGCAGGAGAGGGCCTGGGCGCAGCTGTGGGATCGCTTCGGCGTCGACCTGGACGCCGGGGCCACCCAGGAGCTGGCGCTGAACCTGCACATCTTTCACGTGCTGCAAACGGTCGCAGCAGCGGGCCCGGACCTGGATGCGGGTCTGCCCGCCCGTGGCCTGCACGGCGAGGGATACCGCGGCCACATCTTCTGGGATGAGCTCTTCGTCTACCCCATGCTCACCCTGCGCCGACCCGAACTGACCCGGGCCTTCCTGCTCTACCGCCACCGACGCCTCGGGGCGGCCCGGACCGCGGCCCGTCAAGCAGGGCTGGAGGGGGCGCTGTTCCCGTGGCAGTCCGGCAGCGACGGCCGAGAAGAGACCCCGGAGGCGTTGCTCAACCTCCGCAACGGGCAGTGGATGCCGGACAACTCCCATCGACAGCGCCACGTCGGGCTGGCCGTGGCCTACAGCGTGTGGCAGTACTACCAGGCCACCGCCGACATCGGCTTCCTCACCGACTACGGCGCGGAGCTGATCATCGAGGTGGCCCGGCTGTTCAGCAGCCTGGCCGTCCACGACCCCGTCGATGATCGGTTCGACATCACCGGGGTGATGGGCCCGGACGAATACCACGACGGCTACCCCGACGCCCCGGGCCAAGGGCTGCGCAACAACACCTACACCAACGTCCTGGCCGCCTGGGTCCTGGCTCGCGCCGGGGAGATCGTCGAGCTGCTGGCCGGCCACGACTGCGACCCGTTGTGGCGCCAGCTGCACCTGCAGCACCAGGAGATCGACCGCTGGGACCGGATCAGCCGCCGCGTGCGCATCCCCTGGCACGCGGACGGGATCATCAGCCAGTTCGAGGGCTACGAGGACCTGGAAGAGTTCGACTGGCAGACCTACCGTGCCCGCTACGGCAACATCGGCCGGCTGGACCTCATCCTCCAGGCCGAGGGCGACTCCACCAACCGCTACAAGCTCTCCAAGCAGGCCGACGTGCTGATGCTCTTCTACCTGTTCTCCGCCGAGGAGCTGCGCGGTCTCTTCGCGCGCCTGGGCTACGACCTGCCCCCAGAACTCATTCCCCGCACCATCCGCTACTACCTGGCCCGCACCAGCCACGGGTCGACCCTGAGCCGGCTGGCCCATGGCTGGGTGCTGGCCCGCACCGATCGGGCCCGGTCCTGGGCCCTGTTCGCACAAGCCCTGCAAGCTGACCTCGCCGACACGCAGGGCGGGACCACCCGCGAAGGCATTCACCTCGGGGCCATGGCCGGGACCGCCGACATGGTGATCCGCTGCTACGGGGGCGTGGAGACCCGGGCGGATGCCCTGTGGCTGCACCCGGTGCTGCCCGAGGGGCTGACCGCGGCCTCCTTCCAGCTCAGGTACCGGGGTCAGCCGATCAGCATCAGCCTCAGCCGGCACACCATGGCCATGCGCCTTCATCCCTGCTCGGCGGCACCCATCCGGGTGTGCGCCGAAGGCCTGGAGAGGACGCTGCGCCCCGGCCAGCTCTGGAAGGTTCCACTCACCCCAGCTCCGTCCCCGGCCCAGCCTGGCGGTTCCAGCGGGCGCACCACCTCTCCTAGTAAGGAGCTGAGGCCATGA
- a CDS encoding ABC1 kinase family protein, which produces MTDHRVERYRQITEILARHGLGFLVGAAGLQRWVPFERGLLGHDQRAEPYTNPEHLRLALEQLGPVFVKLGQVLSTRPDLLPEPYRQQLSLLQDSTPPVPGRIITEVIAGELGAAPSEVFAAFDEDPLATASLGQAHAARLADGTEVVVKVRRPGVTAQVREDLEILQNVAARASRQWAAAADYDLTGIAEEFAATLRAELDYLTEGRNTERFAANFADNDDIHVPRVFWETTTSRVLTLERMHGLKINDLTGLDAAGIDRAALAARATGAVAQMVFRDGFFHADPHPGNLFVEPDGRIGLIDFGMVGTIDEQLRDRLGALLLALVRQNPRRIAAALAELATSRHRVDLPALARDLGPVVALYAGRALGEVQVGELIKVVLAVLRRHHLQLPREFSLLLKMLLMAEGMGTMLDPRFQLGVVLRPYAHGLLLERYSPSAVAGRLSQTGTGFLDLAAELPDQVRRVHAMLEAGGPELHLRTAELDPLVDRIESAAQRLGLTILAAAFVRGLGDVAATDPARRRAWQLPLLSTGLGATGSLGAYLAWSAHRTRRRRP; this is translated from the coding sequence ATGACCGACCATCGCGTCGAGCGGTACCGGCAGATCACCGAGATCTTGGCTCGTCACGGACTGGGCTTCCTGGTGGGGGCGGCGGGCCTGCAACGGTGGGTGCCTTTCGAGCGCGGTCTGCTGGGGCACGACCAGCGCGCGGAACCGTACACGAATCCCGAGCACCTGCGCCTGGCCCTGGAACAACTGGGGCCGGTGTTCGTCAAGCTCGGGCAGGTGCTGTCGACCCGCCCTGATCTGCTGCCCGAACCGTACCGGCAGCAACTGTCCCTGCTACAAGACTCGACCCCGCCGGTGCCCGGGCGGATCATCACGGAGGTGATCGCGGGCGAGCTCGGCGCCGCCCCGTCGGAGGTGTTCGCCGCCTTCGATGAGGATCCTCTGGCCACTGCCTCACTGGGACAAGCGCATGCTGCCCGGCTGGCCGACGGCACCGAGGTCGTGGTCAAGGTGCGCCGGCCCGGGGTCACCGCCCAGGTCCGAGAAGACCTGGAGATCCTGCAGAACGTGGCCGCACGCGCCAGCCGCCAGTGGGCGGCCGCCGCCGACTACGACCTGACGGGCATCGCCGAGGAGTTCGCCGCCACGTTGCGCGCGGAACTGGACTACCTCACCGAGGGGCGCAACACCGAACGCTTCGCGGCGAACTTCGCCGACAACGACGACATCCACGTCCCGCGGGTCTTCTGGGAGACCACCACCTCCCGGGTACTGACCCTGGAACGGATGCACGGGCTGAAGATCAACGACCTGACGGGACTGGATGCCGCCGGGATCGACCGTGCGGCCCTGGCGGCGCGCGCAACCGGTGCGGTGGCCCAGATGGTGTTCCGGGACGGCTTCTTCCACGCCGACCCGCACCCGGGCAACCTCTTCGTGGAACCCGACGGGCGCATCGGCCTGATCGATTTCGGCATGGTCGGGACCATCGACGAGCAGCTGCGTGACCGCCTCGGGGCCCTGCTGCTGGCCCTGGTACGCCAAAATCCCCGGCGGATCGCCGCCGCCCTGGCCGAGCTGGCCACCTCCCGCCACCGCGTTGACCTCCCCGCCCTGGCCAGGGATCTGGGCCCCGTGGTGGCCCTCTACGCTGGCCGGGCGTTGGGCGAGGTCCAGGTCGGGGAGCTCATCAAGGTAGTTCTCGCGGTCCTGCGCCGCCATCACCTGCAGTTGCCGCGGGAGTTCTCCTTGTTGCTGAAGATGCTGTTGATGGCCGAGGGCATGGGAACGATGCTGGACCCCCGGTTCCAGCTGGGTGTAGTCCTCCGGCCGTACGCCCACGGGTTGCTGCTGGAGCGCTACTCCCCCTCCGCAGTGGCCGGACGCCTCTCCCAGACAGGGACCGGGTTCCTGGATCTGGCCGCCGAGCTCCCCGACCAGGTGCGCCGCGTCCACGCCATGCTCGAGGCCGGGGGCCCCGAACTGCACCTGCGCACCGCGGAACTGGACCCCCTCGTCGACCGCATCGAATCGGCCGCCCAACGCCTGGGCCTGACGATCCTGGCGGCCGCGTTCGTGCGCGGCCTCGGGGATGTGGCCGCCACGGACCCGGCGCGGCGCCGAGCCTGGCAGCTACCGCTGCTGAGCACGGGCCTGGGCGCGACCGGCTCCCTGGGCGCCTACCTGGCCTGGTCGGCGCACCGGACACGACGGCGCCGCCCCTGA
- a CDS encoding type II glyceraldehyde-3-phosphate dehydrogenase, which produces MDQTIRVGVNGYGVIGKRVADAVTAQQDMELVGVSDVISDYRLTTAVCRGIPVYASTTEGAAAMRSAGITLAGELHQLLDAVDVIVDCTPAKIGASNLEHYRAHGVKAIFQGGEKHALTGHSFVAHANYATALGRDTTRVVSCNTTATVRTLTALKDAGLLAKARGVLIRRATDPWESDHSGIMNTVVPEAAIPSHQGPDAQTVVPDLDVVTMAAKGSHTQNHLHYWTVELTRPAAQEEILDALEAMPRIALVRRADGIVALNSTIELMRDLGRPRGDMYEVAVWADILTVHGTELFYTYTVDNQAVVIPENIDAIRALTGTVRDGAESIRRTDAALGVRAEFLTPAQRPVGAQTTAHAFEGPRS; this is translated from the coding sequence ATGGACCAGACCATACGAGTGGGCGTCAACGGCTACGGGGTCATCGGCAAACGCGTGGCCGATGCGGTCACCGCCCAACAGGACATGGAACTGGTCGGGGTCAGTGACGTGATCTCCGACTACCGGCTCACCACCGCCGTCTGCCGCGGCATCCCCGTCTACGCCTCCACCACCGAAGGGGCCGCGGCGATGCGCTCAGCAGGCATCACCCTGGCGGGGGAACTGCACCAGCTCCTCGACGCCGTGGACGTGATCGTGGACTGCACCCCGGCCAAGATCGGGGCGAGCAACCTCGAGCACTACCGGGCCCACGGGGTCAAGGCCATCTTCCAGGGCGGGGAGAAGCACGCCCTCACCGGCCACTCCTTCGTCGCCCACGCCAACTACGCCACGGCCCTGGGCCGGGACACCACCCGGGTGGTCTCCTGCAACACCACCGCCACCGTCCGGACCCTCACGGCGCTGAAGGACGCGGGGCTGCTGGCCAAGGCGCGCGGGGTGCTCATCCGCCGGGCCACCGACCCCTGGGAGTCCGATCACTCCGGGATCATGAACACCGTCGTGCCCGAAGCGGCCATCCCCAGCCATCAGGGACCGGACGCCCAGACCGTCGTCCCGGATCTCGACGTCGTCACCATGGCCGCGAAAGGCTCGCACACCCAGAACCACCTGCACTACTGGACCGTCGAACTCACCCGGCCCGCCGCCCAGGAGGAAATCCTCGACGCCTTGGAGGCCATGCCCCGGATCGCCCTGGTTCGCCGGGCCGATGGGATCGTGGCGCTCAACAGCACCATCGAGCTGATGCGGGATCTGGGCCGGCCCCGCGGGGACATGTACGAGGTCGCCGTGTGGGCCGATATCCTCACCGTCCACGGCACCGAACTGTTCTACACCTACACCGTCGACAACCAGGCGGTGGTCATCCCGGAGAACATCGACGCGATCCGCGCCCTGACCGGCACCGTGCGTGACGGGGCCGAATCCATCCGCCGCACCGACGCCGCCCTGGGAGTGCGCGCCGAGTTCCTGACGCCCGCCCAGCGCCCTGTCGGAGCCCAGACCACGGCCCACGCTTTTGAAGGGCCACGGTCGTGA